Proteins from one Natrinema salinisoli genomic window:
- a CDS encoding SpoVR family protein, with protein sequence MSNTDRFRKQAIASDLEEPVDEARNLAVKLGLEPYPVKYWIIDYDEMNELIAYGGFQSRYPHWRWGMQYDKQQKQGQYAGGKAFEIVNNDNPAHAFLQESNTVADQKAVITHVEAHSDFFANNDWFGLFTSGRADEEQVNAAAMLERHARAIDEYMSDPEIDRAEVEKWIDHCLSLEDNIDQHQVFSRRLDVDAPAGAEIDEDLAEKLDELELSDEIKGEVFNEEWVEKLEEEDIAPTFPEEPQKDVLAFVREHGKQYDDEAERAVEMTEWQRDILDMMRAEAYYFAAQKMTKVMNEGWAAYWESTMMTDEVFARDDEFLNYADHMAKVLASGGLNPYSLGMELWEYVENTTNRQEVLEALLRVEGVSWRNLIDVVDFEDVLEILEPPEAIENVTTDTLDQLEAVPEEWVDHEALERAREGEIDVEAYPWKVLTYEGLARRHYSLVKRQNRGFLGRVTQSELERIGRYLFDDARYSSVEEALEDVDFAAGWDRMFDVRESHNDVTFLDEFLTQEFITENNYFTYEHSQATGQFHVASDVAEDVKKKLLLQFTNFGKPTIAVYDGNYNNANELLLGHQYNGVMLDLGQATETLKRIFELWGRPVNLLTIVKEVDEHDIEVAKRRNREPEPEEQGKLIRYDGETVTTEDVPWEEVDHLAADDVDYDTKPEEWLA encoded by the coding sequence ATGAGTAATACAGACAGATTCCGCAAACAGGCGATCGCCAGCGATCTCGAGGAGCCGGTCGACGAGGCCCGGAACCTGGCGGTGAAGCTCGGCCTCGAGCCGTATCCGGTGAAGTACTGGATCATCGACTACGACGAGATGAACGAACTCATCGCCTACGGCGGGTTCCAGAGTCGCTACCCGCACTGGCGGTGGGGGATGCAGTACGATAAGCAACAGAAACAGGGCCAGTACGCCGGCGGGAAGGCCTTCGAGATCGTCAACAACGACAATCCCGCCCACGCGTTCCTGCAGGAGTCGAACACGGTCGCCGACCAGAAAGCGGTCATCACCCACGTCGAGGCACACTCGGACTTCTTCGCGAACAACGACTGGTTCGGCCTGTTCACCAGCGGGCGCGCCGACGAGGAGCAGGTCAACGCGGCCGCCATGCTCGAGCGCCACGCTCGGGCCATCGACGAGTACATGTCCGATCCCGAGATCGACCGCGCCGAGGTCGAGAAGTGGATCGACCACTGCCTGTCCCTCGAGGACAACATCGACCAGCACCAGGTGTTCAGCCGCCGCCTCGACGTCGACGCGCCGGCCGGCGCGGAGATCGACGAGGACCTCGCCGAGAAGTTGGACGAGCTCGAGCTCTCCGACGAGATCAAAGGCGAGGTCTTCAACGAGGAGTGGGTCGAGAAGCTCGAGGAGGAAGACATCGCACCGACCTTCCCCGAGGAGCCCCAGAAGGACGTGCTGGCGTTCGTGCGCGAACACGGTAAGCAGTACGACGACGAGGCCGAACGCGCGGTCGAGATGACGGAGTGGCAGCGGGACATCCTCGACATGATGCGCGCGGAGGCCTACTACTTCGCCGCCCAGAAGATGACGAAGGTGATGAACGAGGGTTGGGCCGCCTACTGGGAGTCGACGATGATGACCGACGAGGTCTTCGCCCGCGACGACGAGTTCCTCAACTACGCCGATCACATGGCGAAAGTCCTCGCCTCCGGCGGCCTCAACCCCTACAGCCTCGGCATGGAGCTGTGGGAGTACGTCGAAAACACCACGAACCGCCAGGAGGTCCTCGAGGCCCTGCTGCGCGTCGAAGGCGTCTCCTGGCGCAACCTCATCGACGTCGTCGACTTCGAGGACGTCCTCGAGATACTCGAGCCGCCCGAGGCGATCGAAAACGTCACCACCGACACGCTCGATCAGCTCGAGGCGGTTCCCGAGGAGTGGGTCGATCACGAGGCGCTCGAACGGGCCCGCGAGGGCGAGATCGACGTCGAGGCGTACCCCTGGAAGGTGTTGACCTACGAGGGATTGGCGCGGCGTCACTACTCGTTGGTCAAGCGCCAGAACCGCGGCTTCCTCGGCCGAGTGACTCAGAGCGAACTCGAGCGGATCGGTCGCTACCTGTTCGACGACGCCCGCTATTCGTCGGTCGAGGAGGCGCTCGAAGACGTCGACTTCGCCGCCGGCTGGGACCGGATGTTCGACGTTCGAGAGAGTCACAACGACGTGACCTTCCTGGACGAGTTCCTGACGCAGGAGTTCATCACCGAGAACAACTACTTCACCTACGAACACTCGCAGGCGACGGGACAGTTCCACGTCGCCAGCGACGTGGCCGAGGACGTCAAGAAGAAGCTCCTGTTGCAGTTCACTAACTTTGGGAAGCCGACGATCGCGGTGTACGACGGCAACTACAACAACGCGAACGAGCTCCTGCTGGGACACCAATACAACGGCGTCATGCTCGATCTGGGGCAGGCCACGGAGACGCTCAAGCGGATCTTCGAACTGTGGGGCCGTCCGGTGAACCTGCTGACGATCGTCAAGGAGGTCGACGAACACGACATCGAAGTCGCCAAGCGCCGCAACCGCGAGCCCGAACCCGAAGAGCAGGGGAAGCTAATCCGGTACGACGGCGAAACGGTGACGACTGAGGACGTCCCCTGGGAGGAGGTCGACCACCTCGCGGCCGACGACGTCGATTACGACACCAAGCCCGAGGAGTGGCTCGCCTGA
- a CDS encoding HEAT repeat domain-containing protein, whose product MDGEGDEAVDPRGRGATGVDLPSVLARLDSGDPSEQRAAVDRIRTAIDDGDHAAACAPTVPKLRTLLERPELDFHDEIAACLADLAARAPTDVAPSTGSIVAVAVEHADQPVARELLRCIAAVAADRPDVVADHTEAIADVLERRPGYDRRGLEAIAAVSTEEPTAIEPAVSVLTDALEANPVENGIPTLRALRRLVRSGGTVSSLEFATHAATLADHDDRTLRHAAIGCLGDVAHRDSAAVEPLCTDLGAALSCPDPDTRAVAAVTIARVAAEISTAVEPVRGQLLDLLTDDQPHVRATACIALGHGRVDAAAHRLADLANEDPEPNVRDRATWALKGLT is encoded by the coding sequence ATGGATGGGGAAGGGGACGAGGCCGTCGATCCCCGGGGCCGGGGGGCCACCGGAGTCGACCTGCCGTCTGTCCTAGCACGACTCGACAGCGGGGATCCGAGCGAACAACGAGCCGCAGTCGACCGGATTCGAACCGCGATCGACGACGGCGACCACGCGGCCGCGTGTGCCCCGACGGTTCCGAAACTCCGGACGCTGCTCGAGCGCCCCGAGCTCGATTTTCACGACGAGATCGCGGCCTGTCTCGCGGATCTGGCAGCCCGGGCACCGACCGACGTCGCACCGTCGACGGGGTCGATCGTGGCCGTCGCCGTCGAGCACGCCGACCAACCGGTCGCGCGGGAACTCCTCCGGTGTATCGCCGCCGTCGCGGCCGACCGGCCGGACGTCGTCGCCGACCACACCGAAGCGATCGCTGACGTCCTCGAGCGGCGACCCGGGTACGACCGGCGGGGGCTCGAGGCGATCGCCGCCGTCTCGACGGAGGAACCGACGGCGATCGAACCGGCGGTATCGGTTCTCACCGACGCGCTCGAGGCGAATCCGGTCGAAAACGGGATCCCGACGCTCCGGGCGCTCCGTCGGCTGGTGCGATCCGGCGGAACCGTGTCCTCCCTCGAGTTCGCCACGCACGCCGCCACTCTCGCCGATCACGACGACCGGACGCTGCGACACGCGGCGATCGGCTGCCTCGGGGACGTCGCTCACCGCGATTCCGCCGCGGTCGAACCGCTCTGTACTGATCTCGGGGCGGCGCTTTCGTGTCCCGATCCGGACACGAGGGCCGTCGCCGCAGTCACGATCGCCCGCGTCGCCGCGGAGATTTCCACAGCGGTCGAGCCTGTTCGCGGGCAGTTGCTCGACTTACTCACGGACGACCAGCCACACGTACGAGCGACCGCCTGCATCGCGCTGGGCCACGGCCGGGTAGACGCGGCCGCACACCGACTCGCGGACCTCGCGAACGAGGATCCGGAACCGAACGTGCGCGACCGCGCTACCTGGGCGCTGAAGGGGCTCACCTGA
- a CDS encoding secondary thiamine-phosphate synthase enzyme YjbQ produces MELTVETESRLTTVDVTDRIAAAVPDDLESGTCTAFVEHTTAGLVVQEDEPRLRGDLESFLRDLVPDEGHAHDELDGNADSHLRAALVGPDVTIPIDDGELALGTWQSVLLVECDGPRTRTLSVTTVGE; encoded by the coding sequence ATGGAACTGACCGTCGAGACCGAGTCCCGACTGACGACCGTCGACGTGACCGATCGCATCGCCGCGGCGGTGCCCGACGACCTCGAGTCGGGGACCTGCACGGCCTTCGTCGAACACACGACGGCCGGGCTCGTCGTTCAGGAGGACGAACCGCGGCTTCGCGGTGACCTCGAGTCGTTCCTGCGGGATCTCGTTCCCGACGAGGGCCACGCACACGACGAACTGGACGGGAATGCGGACTCGCACCTGCGAGCGGCGCTGGTCGGCCCCGACGTGACGATTCCGATCGACGACGGCGAGTTGGCGCTGGGGACCTGGCAGTCGGTGTTGCTCGTCGAGTGTGACGGCCCGCGAACCCGAACGCTGTCCGTGACGACCGTCGGCGAGTAG
- a CDS encoding PadR family transcriptional regulator yields MYDLTGFQRDLLYTIAGQDDPHGLAIKEELEDYYEKEIHHGRLYPNLDEVVDKSLVEKGELDQRTNYYTITARGRRELEARRRWEDDYVDELFSDSE; encoded by the coding sequence ATGTACGATCTTACTGGCTTCCAGCGAGACTTGCTGTACACGATCGCTGGTCAGGACGACCCGCACGGACTCGCGATCAAAGAGGAACTCGAGGACTACTACGAGAAGGAGATCCACCACGGACGGCTCTATCCGAACCTCGACGAGGTCGTCGACAAAAGCCTCGTCGAAAAAGGCGAACTCGACCAGCGAACGAATTACTACACGATCACCGCCCGCGGCCGCCGCGAACTCGAGGCTCGACGACGGTGGGAAGACGACTACGTCGACGAACTGTTCTCGGACTCGGAGTAA
- a CDS encoding TRAM domain-containing protein, which yields MGRYQPGKHDSFIKCDAPRCGANNAPESAPEYETDCWRCGESLGGKPEPGDTVTVDIVDRKSDGTLVCKTESGFVLFLEADVSAIEATVRVTSVDETHGEADLVETGS from the coding sequence GTGGGACGCTATCAACCGGGGAAACACGACTCGTTCATCAAGTGCGACGCGCCTCGATGCGGGGCGAACAACGCGCCGGAAAGCGCTCCGGAGTACGAGACCGACTGCTGGCGATGCGGGGAGTCACTGGGCGGGAAACCCGAACCGGGCGACACCGTGACGGTCGACATCGTCGACCGGAAATCCGACGGGACGCTGGTCTGCAAGACCGAGAGCGGGTTCGTCCTCTTCCTCGAGGCGGACGTTTCGGCGATCGAGGCGACCGTCCGGGTTACCAGCGTCGACGAGACGCACGGGGAAGCGGACCTCGTCGAAACGGGTTCGTAG